One segment of Segatella copri DNA contains the following:
- a CDS encoding DUF6621 family protein, which produces MNTLDTNNIKWSENVIIADADYIDRVAFDLIVNFERMINRRIQPADMAQWAVCIALDGGLREGEHETQVVLIHDKQSMAMKNFRPANYEKDLNAQAFKDDKLGEFIISSYPTEEKMVGKDDFLIDVARTVCNAKEVKRVMVIPNSEDGDAYDRLREILRKVDDDDKRITLFAMQPMPGGNFRQEILGYSLMNALGISANEIK; this is translated from the coding sequence ATGAATACATTAGATACAAACAATATAAAATGGAGCGAGAATGTAATCATCGCTGACGCCGACTATATCGACCGAGTGGCATTCGACCTGATAGTCAACTTCGAACGAATGATTAACCGTCGCATCCAACCAGCCGATATGGCACAATGGGCAGTCTGCATTGCCCTTGACGGAGGTCTGAGAGAGGGCGAGCACGAGACACAGGTTGTGCTTATCCACGACAAGCAGTCGATGGCGATGAAGAACTTCCGCCCTGCCAACTATGAGAAGGATCTGAACGCTCAGGCTTTCAAGGATGATAAGCTCGGAGAGTTCATCATCTCTTCTTATCCTACAGAGGAGAAGATGGTAGGCAAGGATGACTTCCTCATAGATGTGGCACGCACCGTATGCAACGCCAAGGAGGTGAAGCGAGTGATGGTAATCCCAAATTCTGAGGATGGAGATGCTTACGACCGACTCCGCGAGATACTCCGCAAGGTAGATGACGATGACAAGCGCATCACCCTCTTTGCCATGCAGCCCATGCCAGGCGGCAACTTCAGACAGGAGATTCTCGGTTATTCGCTCATGAATGCCCTGGGGATTTCGGCAAATGAGATAAAGTAA
- a CDS encoding ADP-ribosylglycohydrolase family protein — protein MLGAIIGDIAGSKYEFNNTFDYDFEMFGEGCDFTDDTICTVAIADAILNGRSYQESLLDWCRRYPSPKGAYGGRFAGWIRSLDPQPYNSFGNGSAMRVSPVAWLFDDLSQVLEEAEKTALPTHNHPEGIKGAKAVAHAIWHFRKSRFSEESKECKDKNSKESDDKAMKAFKDIARSYYEDFDTRDYPKGKFDETCMDAVPLSFYLLSQASSFEDAIRLAISHGGDSDTIGAIVGSIAEARFGIPQEMKEKAFSYLPDDMREISARIKCCH, from the coding sequence ATGTTAGGAGCAATAATAGGAGATATTGCTGGCTCAAAATATGAGTTCAACAATACGTTTGATTATGATTTCGAGATGTTCGGCGAAGGATGCGACTTCACCGATGATACCATCTGTACGGTAGCGATAGCCGATGCGATATTGAACGGACGAAGCTATCAGGAAAGCCTGCTGGATTGGTGCCGCCGCTATCCTTCCCCGAAAGGAGCGTATGGCGGAAGATTCGCGGGGTGGATTCGTTCTCTTGATCCGCAGCCATATAATAGTTTTGGCAATGGTTCGGCAATGCGAGTATCACCGGTGGCTTGGCTATTCGATGACCTGTCGCAGGTTTTGGAAGAGGCAGAGAAAACGGCTCTTCCTACTCATAACCATCCCGAAGGAATCAAGGGAGCCAAAGCCGTAGCTCATGCCATCTGGCATTTCCGCAAGAGCAGATTCTCAGAAGAATCTAAGGAGTGTAAAGATAAGAATTCTAAAGAATCTGATGATAAGGCAATGAAAGCCTTCAAGGATATCGCCCGCAGCTATTACGAGGATTTCGATACCCGAGATTATCCGAAAGGCAAGTTCGATGAAACCTGCATGGATGCCGTGCCATTATCTTTCTATCTCCTCTCGCAAGCCTCATCCTTCGAGGATGCCATCCGCCTAGCCATATCTCATGGCGGCGATAGCGATACCATCGGAGCCATCGTCGGCTCCATCGCCGAAGCCCGATTCGGTATTCCGCAAGAAATGAAAGAGAAGGCATTCTCTTATCTTCCGGATGATATGAGAGAAATATCGGCTAGAATAAAGTGTTGCCACTAG
- a CDS encoding saccharopine dehydrogenase family protein, producing MSRVLMIGAGGVATVAAFKIVQNQDVFTEFMIASRRKEKCDKLVKDIHAKGYKMDIQTAEVDADDVEQLKALFNSYKPELVINLALPYQDLTIMDACLACGCNYMDTANYEPKDEAHFEYSWQWAYKDKFEQAGLCAILGCGFDPGVSGIFTAYAAKHHFDEIEVLDIVDCNAGNHHKAFATNFNPEINIREITQKGLWYKDGEWIETDPLSIHKPLTYPNIGPRESYLMHHEELESLVKNYPTIKEARFWMTFGQQYLTYLDCIQNLGMSRIDEIEYEAPLADGSGKTAKVKIVPLQFLKAVLPNPQDLGENYDGETSIGCRIRGKKDGKERTYYVYNNCKHQEAYNETGMQGVSYTTGVPAMIGAMMFLKGIWKKPGVWNVEEFDPDPFMEQLNKQGLPWHEVFDGDLEID from the coding sequence ATGAGTAGAGTACTTATGATTGGCGCAGGTGGCGTGGCTACCGTGGCTGCCTTCAAGATCGTCCAGAACCAGGACGTTTTCACCGAGTTTATGATTGCTAGCCGTCGCAAGGAAAAATGCGATAAGCTGGTTAAGGATATCCATGCCAAGGGCTACAAGATGGATATTCAGACAGCTGAGGTGGATGCCGACGACGTTGAGCAGTTGAAGGCTCTCTTCAATAGCTACAAGCCTGAGCTTGTCATCAACCTAGCTTTGCCTTACCAGGATCTCACTATCATGGATGCCTGTCTGGCTTGCGGCTGCAACTACATGGATACCGCTAACTATGAGCCTAAGGACGAGGCTCACTTCGAGTACTCATGGCAGTGGGCATACAAGGATAAGTTCGAACAGGCTGGTCTCTGCGCTATCCTCGGCTGCGGTTTCGACCCAGGTGTATCAGGCATCTTTACCGCTTATGCAGCCAAGCATCACTTCGATGAGATTGAGGTGCTCGACATCGTGGATTGCAACGCCGGAAACCATCACAAGGCTTTCGCAACCAACTTCAACCCAGAAATCAATATCCGCGAGATTACCCAGAAGGGACTCTGGTATAAGGATGGCGAATGGATTGAAACCGACCCACTCTCTATCCACAAGCCTCTCACCTACCCTAACATCGGCCCTCGCGAGAGCTATCTGATGCACCACGAGGAGTTGGAGAGTCTGGTGAAGAACTACCCCACCATCAAGGAGGCACGCTTCTGGATGACCTTCGGTCAACAGTATCTCACCTACCTCGACTGCATCCAGAACCTCGGCATGAGCCGCATCGACGAAATCGAATACGAGGCTCCTTTGGCAGACGGTTCAGGCAAGACTGCCAAGGTGAAGATTGTTCCTCTGCAGTTCCTCAAAGCCGTATTGCCTAACCCACAGGATCTCGGCGAGAACTATGACGGCGAAACATCTATCGGTTGCCGCATCCGCGGTAAGAAGGATGGCAAGGAGCGCACCTACTACGTTTATAACAACTGCAAGCACCAGGAGGCTTACAACGAAACCGGTATGCAGGGCGTAAGCTACACCACCGGTGTGCCAGCCATGATTGGTGCAATGATGTTCCTCAAGGGCATCTGGAAGAAGCCAGGCGTATGGAACGTAGAGGAGTTCGACCCAGATCCATTCATGGAGCAGTTGAACAAGCAGGGATTGCCATGGCACGAGGTGTTTGATGGCGATTTGGAAATCGACTAA
- the crcB gene encoding fluoride efflux transporter CrcB, which translates to MKEILIVSIGSFFGGGMRYWISKLVQSCTVIAFPFGTMAVNVAGCLIIGFLSGLNWREGGWMSPSAKLLLTTGFCGGFTTFSTFMNEGAGLMKEENYVYMMLYLFGSLALGLIAVLAGHYLAKIIA; encoded by the coding sequence ATGAAAGAAATATTGATAGTAAGCATTGGCAGCTTCTTCGGGGGCGGCATGAGATATTGGATTTCAAAGTTGGTACAATCCTGCACGGTGATTGCCTTTCCGTTCGGAACGATGGCGGTGAATGTGGCGGGATGCCTCATCATTGGGTTCCTCTCGGGATTGAACTGGCGGGAAGGGGGATGGATGTCGCCATCTGCCAAACTGCTGCTCACCACGGGATTCTGCGGAGGATTCACTACCTTCTCTACCTTTATGAACGAGGGGGCAGGACTGATGAAGGAAGAGAATTATGTCTATATGATGCTCTATCTCTTCGGAAGTCTGGCGCTGGGACTTATCGCCGTTCTTGCCGGACATTATCTGGCGAAGATTATCGCATAA
- the dnaK gene encoding molecular chaperone DnaK: MGKVIGIDLGTTNSCVAVFEGSEPVVIANSEGKRTTPSVVGFVKDGDRKVGDPAKRQAITNPKNTVYSIKRFMGETYAQSQKEAEAMPYTVVNEGGYPRVEIEGRKYTPQEISAMVLQKMKKTAEDYLGQEVTDAVITVPAYFSDSQRQATKEAGQIAGLNVQRIVNEPTAAALAYGVDKANKDMKIAVFDLGGGTFDISILEFGGGVFEVLSTNGDTHLGGDDFDQVIINWLADGFKAEEGVDLRKDPMAMQRLKEAAEKAKIELSSSTSTEINLPYITAVDGMPKHLVKTLTRAQFEQLAHNLIQACLVPCQNAVRDAKLSTSDIDEVILVGGSSRIPAVQTLVKNYFGKEPSKGVNPDEVVAVGAAIQGAILNKEEGVGDIVLLDVTPLTLGIETMGGVMTKLIDANTTIPCKKSEVFSTAADNQTEVTIHVLQGERPMAAQNKSIGQFNLTGIAPARRGVPQIEVTFDIDANGILNVSAKDKATGKEQSIRIEASSGLSEDEINRMKAEAEQNAAADKAEREKIDKMNQADSMIFTTENFLKDNGDKIPADKKPGIEQALQQLKDAHKAGDAAAIDSAINNLNTVMQAASQQMYQGGQQAGPQGAQGGQQAQGGNDGAQDVQDADFEEVK, encoded by the coding sequence ATGGGAAAAGTAATTGGAATTGACTTGGGTACCACAAACAGTTGTGTTGCCGTTTTCGAAGGTAGCGAACCAGTTGTAATCGCTAACAGTGAAGGTAAGCGTACTACTCCATCAGTAGTAGGTTTCGTTAAGGATGGTGACCGCAAGGTAGGTGATCCTGCTAAGCGTCAGGCCATCACAAACCCTAAGAACACAGTATATTCTATCAAGCGTTTCATGGGTGAGACATACGCTCAGAGCCAGAAAGAGGCTGAGGCAATGCCTTACACAGTAGTAAACGAGGGTGGTTATCCACGTGTTGAAATCGAGGGTCGTAAATATACTCCACAGGAGATTTCTGCAATGGTTCTCCAGAAGATGAAGAAGACTGCAGAGGATTATCTCGGACAGGAGGTTACAGATGCTGTCATCACAGTTCCTGCTTACTTCTCTGACTCACAGCGTCAGGCTACAAAGGAGGCTGGTCAGATTGCAGGTTTGAACGTTCAGCGTATCGTAAATGAGCCTACAGCCGCAGCTTTGGCTTACGGTGTAGACAAGGCTAACAAGGATATGAAGATTGCCGTATTCGACTTGGGTGGTGGTACATTCGATATCTCTATCCTGGAGTTCGGTGGCGGCGTATTCGAGGTACTTTCTACCAATGGTGATACTCACCTGGGTGGTGATGACTTCGACCAGGTAATCATCAACTGGTTGGCTGATGGCTTCAAGGCTGAAGAAGGCGTAGATCTCCGCAAGGACCCTATGGCTATGCAGCGTTTAAAGGAGGCAGCTGAGAAGGCTAAGATTGAGTTGTCAAGCTCTACATCTACCGAAATCAACTTGCCATACATCACAGCCGTTGACGGTATGCCAAAGCACTTGGTTAAGACTTTGACCCGTGCACAGTTCGAGCAGTTGGCTCACAACCTGATTCAGGCTTGCTTGGTACCTTGCCAGAATGCCGTTCGTGACGCTAAGCTCTCTACATCAGATATCGACGAGGTTATCCTGGTTGGTGGTTCTAGCCGTATCCCAGCCGTTCAGACCTTGGTTAAGAACTACTTCGGCAAGGAGCCTTCTAAGGGTGTTAACCCAGATGAGGTTGTTGCAGTAGGTGCAGCTATCCAGGGTGCCATCCTGAACAAGGAAGAAGGTGTTGGTGACATCGTATTGCTCGACGTTACTCCATTGACTCTCGGTATCGAGACTATGGGTGGTGTGATGACTAAGCTCATCGATGCCAATACAACTATCCCTTGCAAGAAGAGCGAGGTATTCTCTACAGCAGCTGATAACCAGACAGAGGTTACCATCCACGTATTGCAGGGTGAGCGTCCAATGGCAGCTCAGAACAAGAGTATCGGCCAGTTCAACCTGACAGGTATCGCTCCAGCTCGCCGTGGTGTTCCTCAGATTGAGGTTACCTTCGATATCGATGCCAACGGTATCTTGAACGTATCAGCTAAGGATAAGGCTACCGGTAAGGAGCAGAGCATCCGCATCGAGGCTTCATCTGGCTTGAGCGAGGACGAGATCAACCGCATGAAGGCTGAGGCAGAGCAGAACGCTGCTGCTGATAAGGCTGAGCGCGAGAAGATTGACAAGATGAACCAGGCTGACAGCATGATCTTCACCACCGAGAACTTCCTGAAGGATAACGGTGATAAGATTCCAGCTGACAAGAAGCCAGGTATCGAGCAGGCATTGCAGCAGTTGAAGGATGCTCACAAGGCTGGTGATGCTGCAGCTATCGATTCAGCTATCAACAACTTGAACACCGTAATGCAGGCTGCTTCTCAGCAGATGTATCAGGGCGGCCAGCAGGCAGGTCCTCAGGGGGCTCAGGGCGGTCAGCAGGCACAGGGCGGCAATGACGGCGCTCAGGACGTACAAGACGCTGACTTCGAAGAGGTTAAGTAA
- the recA gene encoding recombinase RecA has protein sequence MAKEMQEGKLNPNEGKLKALQAAMAKIEKDFGKGSIMKLGDEHVENIEVIPTGSIALDNALGVGGYPKGRIIEIYGPESSGKTTLAIHAIAEAQKAGGIAAFIDAEHAFDRFYAAKLGVDVDNLWISQPDNGEQALQIADQLISSAAVDIVVVDSVAALTPKKEIEGDMGDNVVGLQARLMSQALRKLTSTISKTNTTCIFINQLREKIGVMFGNPETTTGGNALKFYASVRLDIRKATAIKDGDEVVGNLVRVKVVKNKVAPPFRKAEFDIMFGEGISRAGEVFGLAVANDIIEKSGSWYSYGGSKLGQGADACKALLKDNPELLDELEAKVREALAAKEQK, from the coding sequence ATGGCAAAAGAAATGCAAGAGGGAAAATTGAATCCCAATGAAGGCAAGCTGAAAGCTCTTCAGGCAGCCATGGCTAAGATAGAAAAGGACTTCGGTAAGGGCTCTATCATGAAACTCGGCGATGAGCACGTTGAGAATATCGAAGTTATCCCTACAGGCAGTATCGCTCTCGACAATGCACTGGGCGTAGGCGGTTATCCTAAGGGACGTATCATCGAAATTTACGGTCCGGAATCTTCTGGTAAGACAACATTGGCTATCCATGCCATCGCAGAGGCTCAGAAGGCTGGCGGTATCGCTGCTTTCATTGATGCAGAGCACGCTTTCGACCGTTTCTATGCGGCTAAATTGGGCGTTGATGTTGATAACTTGTGGATTTCACAACCAGATAATGGTGAGCAGGCATTGCAGATTGCAGACCAGCTGATCAGTTCTGCTGCTGTAGACATCGTAGTTGTTGACTCTGTTGCCGCCTTGACTCCTAAGAAGGAAATCGAAGGCGATATGGGTGACAATGTGGTAGGTCTTCAGGCTCGATTGATGAGTCAGGCTCTCCGCAAGCTCACTTCTACCATCAGCAAGACCAACACTACCTGCATCTTCATCAACCAGTTGCGCGAAAAGATTGGTGTAATGTTCGGTAACCCAGAGACAACCACCGGTGGTAATGCATTGAAGTTCTATGCATCAGTGCGTTTGGATATCCGCAAGGCAACAGCCATCAAGGACGGCGATGAGGTAGTAGGTAATCTGGTTCGCGTGAAGGTAGTAAAGAACAAGGTGGCTCCTCCTTTCCGCAAGGCAGAGTTCGACATCATGTTTGGCGAAGGCATCAGCCGGGCCGGCGAGGTATTCGGTCTGGCTGTAGCCAACGATATCATCGAAAAGAGCGGCAGCTGGTATAGCTATGGCGGTTCTAAACTCGGACAGGGTGCCGATGCCTGCAAGGCATTGCTCAAGGATAACCCAGAACTTCTCGATGAACTGGAAGCTAAGGTTCGCGAAGCACTTGCTGCTAAGGAACAGAAATAA
- a CDS encoding peptidylprolyl isomerase → MAKVLIKTSEGDIKVRLYDETPQHRDNFLKLAKEGYFDGTLFHRVIKDFMIQGGDPDSKGASKGKMLGTGGPDYTIPAEFVYPQLFHKRGALSAARLGDEVNPERESSGSQFYIVWGKTYKQNELKQMEKQMGMQMEQNIFNQLAKEHHDEIMNFRRNRDREGLMKLQDELVDETKKRCKEQGYPKFTEEQQKAYTEVGGTPFLDNQYTVFGEVEEGLDVVEKIQNCETLRGDRPKEDVSMQVSVIEE, encoded by the coding sequence ATGGCTAAAGTATTGATAAAGACATCAGAGGGCGACATCAAGGTACGCCTCTACGACGAGACACCTCAGCATCGTGACAACTTCTTGAAGTTGGCAAAGGAGGGATATTTCGATGGCACTCTCTTCCACCGTGTCATCAAGGATTTTATGATTCAAGGCGGCGATCCAGACAGCAAAGGCGCTTCTAAAGGCAAGATGCTGGGCACAGGTGGTCCTGACTATACCATCCCTGCCGAATTCGTTTATCCACAGCTCTTCCACAAGCGTGGTGCCTTGAGCGCAGCCCGTCTTGGCGACGAGGTAAACCCAGAACGCGAGAGCAGCGGAAGCCAGTTTTATATCGTTTGGGGTAAGACCTACAAGCAGAATGAACTGAAGCAGATGGAGAAGCAGATGGGCATGCAGATGGAGCAGAACATCTTCAACCAGCTTGCCAAGGAGCATCATGATGAGATTATGAACTTCCGCCGCAACCGCGACCGTGAAGGCCTGATGAAACTCCAGGACGAACTGGTGGATGAAACCAAGAAACGCTGCAAGGAGCAGGGTTATCCTAAGTTTACCGAGGAGCAGCAGAAGGCTTACACCGAAGTAGGCGGAACTCCTTTCCTCGATAACCAATACACCGTTTTCGGTGAAGTGGAGGAAGGACTTGACGTGGTAGAAAAGATTCAGAACTGCGAAACATTGCGTGGCGATCGCCCAAAAGAGGATGTTTCTATGCAGGTTTCAGTCATCGAGGAATAA
- a CDS encoding vWA domain-containing protein — protein MKRVFNLLVVDESGSMSIIERQALVSINETLTTIQKMQKTHKDMEQRVTLITFDSTHKNLFYDNVSAHHIKPLKSRDYNPCGGTPLYDAIGIAKINALTTEDDSVLVTIITDGEENCSEEYDLKMIKNLIEKLKKQNWTFTFIGTDDLDVESIAHGMGIDNHLQFSEDEAGTKAMFARENRAR, from the coding sequence ATGAAACGAGTATTCAATCTTTTGGTAGTAGATGAGAGTGGCAGCATGAGTATTATCGAGCGCCAGGCACTGGTGAGCATCAACGAGACCTTGACCACGATTCAGAAAATGCAGAAGACGCATAAGGATATGGAGCAGCGTGTTACGCTCATCACCTTCGACAGCACCCACAAGAATCTGTTCTATGATAATGTGTCTGCTCATCATATTAAGCCTTTGAAATCAAGGGATTACAACCCATGTGGCGGCACCCCTCTTTACGATGCCATCGGCATCGCTAAGATTAACGCCTTGACCACCGAGGATGACAGCGTATTGGTAACCATCATTACAGATGGTGAGGAGAATTGCAGCGAGGAGTATGATCTGAAGATGATCAAGAACCTCATAGAGAAGCTGAAGAAGCAGAACTGGACCTTTACCTTCATCGGTACCGATGATCTTGATGTAGAGAGCATTGCTCATGGTATGGGCATCGACAATCATCTGCAGTTTTCAGAAGATGAGGCTGGCACCAAGGCGATGTTTGCCAGAGAAAACAGAGCCCGATAG
- a CDS encoding family 16 glycosylhydrolase: MKFLKIFSFLLSLMLLSCSSSSDGDGEVTISCSPTSIDVPAKGGTYKIMVVASEGGWEARASFPGEGPTANVYPWFKVSASGNNKAMGMVTVDVEENKSSVALDGSVEISLEDKKVSVPVHQAGKQVTPIEGGEMVIPEGYELVWNDEFNEGSELNSTDWRHEVQKSGWVNHELQNYVNGSADGKRVTEIADNRLYINCFKGSDDKIYSGRVYAHETQGWLYGIFEARIKLPKGKGTWPAFWMMPCNNDFGANPWPKCGEIDIMEEVGVNPNYTSSSLHTEKFNHVMGTQITKERQTAGAEDGFHVYRLEWTPDYIKTYVDGKELLNFNNDGKNDVGSWPFNKPFYVILNLAWGGDWGGMKGVDESALPVQMEVDYVRVFQKK; encoded by the coding sequence ATGAAATTCTTGAAAATATTTTCCTTCCTTCTCTCGCTTATGCTGCTTTCTTGCAGCAGCTCTTCTGACGGCGATGGAGAGGTGACGATATCCTGCTCTCCTACGAGCATCGATGTTCCGGCTAAGGGCGGTACTTATAAAATCATGGTTGTGGCTTCTGAAGGAGGCTGGGAAGCGAGAGCATCCTTCCCTGGAGAAGGTCCTACGGCAAATGTATACCCTTGGTTTAAAGTGAGTGCCAGCGGTAATAACAAAGCTATGGGTATGGTAACTGTAGATGTGGAAGAGAATAAATCGTCTGTAGCTCTTGACGGAAGTGTCGAGATTTCATTAGAGGATAAGAAGGTATCGGTGCCAGTGCATCAGGCTGGAAAACAGGTTACTCCTATTGAAGGGGGCGAAATGGTGATTCCGGAAGGTTACGAACTGGTTTGGAATGATGAGTTTAATGAAGGCTCAGAGTTGAATAGTACCGACTGGCGTCATGAGGTGCAGAAGTCGGGCTGGGTGAATCATGAACTTCAGAATTATGTGAATGGCTCTGCTGATGGCAAACGCGTAACAGAAATTGCAGATAACCGGCTTTACATCAACTGTTTCAAGGGCAGCGACGACAAGATATATTCGGGTCGCGTATATGCTCACGAAACCCAGGGCTGGCTTTACGGTATCTTCGAAGCGCGCATCAAATTGCCTAAGGGTAAGGGCACATGGCCTGCTTTCTGGATGATGCCTTGCAACAATGATTTCGGAGCAAATCCTTGGCCTAAATGTGGCGAGATTGATATTATGGAAGAGGTTGGCGTTAATCCTAACTATACTTCTTCGTCGCTCCATACTGAGAAGTTTAATCACGTGATGGGAACCCAGATTACTAAGGAACGCCAAACTGCGGGTGCTGAAGACGGTTTCCACGTTTATCGCCTGGAGTGGACTCCTGATTATATCAAGACCTACGTGGATGGTAAGGAACTGCTCAATTTCAACAACGACGGTAAAAATGATGTGGGTTCGTGGCCTTTCAATAAACCATTCTATGTTATCCTCAACCTGGCTTGGGGCGGTGACTGGGGCGGCATGAAGGGTGTTGACGAAAGCGCCCTCCCAGTTCAGATGGAAGTGGATTATGTGAGAGTATTCCAGAAAAAATAA
- a CDS encoding HAD family hydrolase, which produces MTKKRPQVALVYDFDGTLSPGNMQEFGFIQATGKTKDEFWEKNRKFAEGKDANGILTYMYLMLDEAKKNNISLTRESFQKFGKDVELFRGVKQWFSLVNEYGNSIGLDVKHYINSSGLKEMIEGTPIAHEFENIYACSFLYNKEGIAYWPAVAVDYTTKTQFLFKINKGIKQVSDNRRVNQYIPDEKRPIPFPRMIYFGDGETDVPCMKMVKEHGGHSIAVYDNEDKQKTACQLVKEGRVNFMCSANYSKGSVMNIIVKRILDKIKADFEFDRLIELNQKKAWK; this is translated from the coding sequence ATGACAAAGAAGAGACCACAGGTAGCGCTGGTTTATGATTTCGACGGCACACTGTCGCCTGGTAACATGCAGGAGTTTGGATTCATACAGGCTACAGGCAAGACAAAAGACGAGTTCTGGGAGAAAAACAGAAAGTTTGCAGAGGGTAAGGATGCCAACGGCATTTTGACCTATATGTATCTGATGCTCGACGAAGCCAAGAAGAACAATATCTCGCTCACCCGGGAATCTTTTCAGAAATTCGGCAAGGATGTAGAACTGTTCCGCGGCGTAAAACAATGGTTTTCGCTCGTGAATGAATATGGCAACAGTATCGGACTGGACGTAAAGCACTACATCAACTCCTCGGGACTGAAGGAGATGATAGAGGGCACACCTATCGCCCACGAATTTGAGAACATCTACGCCTGCTCCTTTCTCTACAACAAGGAGGGAATCGCCTATTGGCCAGCCGTAGCCGTAGACTATACTACCAAAACGCAATTCCTCTTCAAAATCAACAAAGGTATCAAACAGGTGAGCGACAACAGAAGAGTGAACCAGTATATCCCCGACGAGAAGCGACCTATCCCTTTCCCCCGAATGATATACTTCGGAGATGGAGAAACCGATGTGCCTTGCATGAAGATGGTAAAGGAACATGGCGGCCACTCGATTGCTGTATATGATAACGAGGATAAACAGAAGACTGCCTGCCAGCTTGTCAAGGAGGGACGGGTAAACTTCATGTGCTCAGCCAACTACAGCAAAGGAAGCGTGATGAATATCATCGTAAAGAGAATATTGGATAAAATCAAAGCCGACTTTGAATTCGACCGCCTGATAGAACTGAACCAGAAGAAGGCATGGAAATGA
- a CDS encoding A1S_2505 family phage non-structural protein — MEDMKKGRITPSWIDSLKENEIFVFGSNLAGMHGGGAARIARLHFGAVMGKGVGLQGQSYAIPTMQGGVETIRPYVDRFIAYAKRHPEKHFLVTPIGCGIAGFEAEDIAPLFEKAKEMKNISLPESFWEVIK; from the coding sequence ATGGAAGATATGAAGAAGGGAAGAATCACTCCTAGCTGGATTGATTCATTGAAGGAGAACGAGATTTTTGTGTTTGGCAGCAATCTGGCTGGCATGCATGGTGGTGGAGCAGCCCGCATTGCCCGCCTGCATTTCGGTGCCGTCATGGGCAAGGGTGTAGGCTTGCAAGGCCAGAGTTATGCCATCCCTACGATGCAGGGCGGCGTAGAAACCATCCGTCCATACGTGGATAGATTCATCGCCTATGCCAAGCGACATCCCGAGAAGCATTTCCTGGTAACCCCAATAGGTTGCGGCATCGCCGGCTTCGAAGCCGAAGACATCGCCCCATTGTTCGAGAAGGCAAAGGAGATGAAGAACATCAGCCTGCCGGAGAGTTTCTGGGAGGTGATAAAATAA
- a CDS encoding DMT family transporter, translating to MKQNNSNLLYHLVAFITVAIWGTTFVSTKVLMLNGLSPAQIFTLRFSIAYILMLMVNHKKMFADSWKDEFKLAMLGITGGSLYFLSENEAMNYTTTTNTSLIVCSCPLFATLLVRLVYRHSSRINMIQLLGSLLAFVGMIIVVLNGRFVLHLSPVGDALAFTACMCWAVYSLLMKSVSGDYGAAFITRKVFFYGVLTILPYYLIIPGWPAWDVFMKPQVVGNLLFLGCLASMICFLTWNWCISKLGAVKATNWVYFNPITTMIFASLVLDEKITPYFLAGACCILAGMYIADRKTKAE from the coding sequence ATGAAACAGAATAATAGTAATTTATTATATCATCTTGTGGCTTTTATCACTGTAGCCATCTGGGGAACCACCTTTGTATCTACCAAGGTACTGATGCTGAACGGGCTTTCACCAGCACAGATCTTTACGCTCCGTTTCAGTATTGCATACATCCTGATGCTGATGGTGAATCATAAGAAGATGTTTGCTGACAGCTGGAAGGATGAGTTTAAGCTGGCTATGCTGGGTATAACCGGCGGTTCGCTCTATTTCCTGAGCGAGAACGAGGCGATGAATTATACCACAACGACCAATACTTCGCTCATCGTATGCTCCTGTCCGCTCTTTGCTACCTTGCTGGTTCGTCTGGTTTATCGCCATTCTTCGCGTATCAACATGATACAGCTGTTGGGCTCTCTGCTTGCTTTTGTAGGTATGATTATCGTGGTGCTGAATGGCAGATTCGTGCTGCATCTGTCGCCTGTAGGCGATGCCTTGGCGTTTACGGCATGTATGTGCTGGGCAGTCTATTCGCTCCTGATGAAATCGGTATCGGGCGATTATGGCGCTGCTTTTATCACCCGCAAGGTATTCTTCTACGGTGTGCTTACCATCTTGCCTTATTATCTTATTATCCCTGGGTGGCCGGCATGGGATGTGTTTATGAAGCCTCAGGTGGTGGGTAATCTCTTGTTCCTGGGCTGTTTGGCCTCCATGATATGTTTCCTTACCTGGAACTGGTGTATCTCTAAGTTGGGTGCCGTGAAAGCTACCAACTGGGTTTATTTCAACCCTATCACCACTATGATTTTCGCCTCTCTGGTATTAGACGAAAAGATTACTCCTTACTTCCTGGCAGGTGCCTGCTGCATTCTGGCAGGTATGTATATCGCGGATAGAAAGACGAAGGCGGAATAA